Proteins from one Clostridia bacterium genomic window:
- a CDS encoding glucoamylase family protein: protein MGVEVYYIYIAAFVLAAALVYLLSKILYIIDRDEPEVYDAILNAEELESHALEIARKHVVGKNSKMYYSLEARMNKNFKLITSVYKDLNEYSNVRSSVTPAAEWLLDNFYIVEEQVKEIRQNLSRKYYYQLPRLKSGTLKGYPRVYAIALELVSHTDGRFDDKQLLGFVKAYQTQSLLSSGELWAIPMMVRMALIEHVRHVCESIEASQQHWHKAEKLAEQLLAYKDRKPEELLGVAKESMKHLEAINPSFGEHLLNRLKKQGLEIAPIIQYIDERLCEQHTTSESITHLEHREQASRQVSMGNSITSLRFISTLDWKVIFEELSQVEQIMRQDPVSIYSKMDFPSRDSYRHEVEKLSKKLKVSEIQVAKKLIECAVEGEKHIGYYLFRSEKEQLLSKIGHGGRSDLSPAALYFFSILVTTVLTVLSFLHYAYTAGAVGYGILVLIALAILIPASDIAVSTVNWVLVHIKPPTFLPKLELQEGIPVEAAAVVIVPTLITKESTAVKLLLNLEEYYLANREENLYFALLGDYKDHSEERAPGDEKIITAASEKVKELNKKYGNGKDKFFFFHRKRVLSKAQNRWMGWERKRGALYEFNELLLGNKSLSFEHIEGDINALKDVKYVITIDADTKLSIETAKKLLGTITHPLNRAVVDESRGVVTEGYGLLQPRISVDVVSANASRFASIFAGQGGIDIYTNAVSDVYQDYFSEGIYTGKGIYDLAVFQGILRNAIPENAVLSHDLIEGAHVRTGLVTDIELIDGYPSRYNAHSMRHHRWVRGDWQLLQWLFGKVSNARGEIVKNPLSAINRWKILDNMRRSLVAPSEMLLFLLSLSVMPGNALIWFFFTLIAAIFPIFVNFAEVVLIKYNRKISDKAGYGAIDRLRTPFMQSMLILIFLPHQAQLMLDAIVKTLVRVLITKKKMLEWVTAADMELALKNDVISYWRRMWICPAAAAASVILCVFKAPEAFILVFVIAPLWAAAPSIAYWVSKSSDIEKTGISKKDVLELRILARQTWSFFEDFVSAMDNYLPPDNYQENPPNGIAHRTSPTNIGLLLVSIMAARDLGYISTTEMFERLNNTITTIEKLKKWRGHLYNWYDTITLEVLRPSYISTVDSGNFIAYLMTLRQGLLEYKNRPSVDRSMVFGLQDTSLLVRYEDEQLNLAPELFSAALKDNELEQAGFRELLAEIIKKNDLKRLKWGIKLHKCASSFLNELNKENRFESTEEISGQLDSLIARVDVLIEDISFVPLYDSKRKLFSIGYNEEEEQLTKSYYDLLASEARQASLIAIARGEVKKEHWFMLNRTLTAVNGYKGLISWTGTMFEYLMPLLIMKNYPNTLLHETYDFVVRCQRDYGRKRKVPWGVSESGYNAFDLRLNYQYKAFGIPSLGLKRGLINDTVIAPYATVLALLVNPEEAVKNILQLKEEGLDSPYGFYEAIDYTPERLGKGKKSSIVRSFMAHHQGMSFLALNNIINNYVMQDRFHGVPVIKAVDILMQEKIPSKVIFAKDYKEKIEPFDEAIKDDIEYTKVLGLNNNILPEVHMLSNGDYSVMVTDSGSGFSKYKDMAVTRWREDSILNNSGMFFYIQDIDNNSVWSSSLNPCNTLPNRYKVVFSQDKISFARTDGDIDTNTEIIVSTEDNIEVRRLTLTNHSQQAKILEITSYLETVITPQAADEAHPAFSNLFIRTEYMHRYNTLLAVRRPREKEKASIWAFHELTVNEEALGGIQYETDRARFIGRGNSLEKPAAVEGNHPLSNTVGPVLDPIMSLRCRVRLQPGQTVKLNYITGVSDSKDRITLLAEKYHDWSSIDRAFELAWTRSQVEMRYLNLKKEEIELYRQMMSQILYLSPHRRRLENAIKENRKGQPGLWAYGISGDFPIVLISIGKVEEIDIVKELIKAHEYWRLKGLLVDIVVINEEESSYSRPLYNLLQDILSVSHARDIRERPGGIFIKQGGSIPEEDKQLLAASARIVLKGRNGALSVQTRVRNGKNAFEYKLWKGKVKKYNKQDTRQFELQSFNGYGGFDKEGKEYVIRLAEGMNTPVPWSNVIANKRFGFLITESGSSTTWAENSRENRLSTWSNDPVTDPSGEMIYMRDENTGEIWSVTPRPIRTESPYIIRHGFGYSVFEHNWNGIEHELVEFIPVNESVKLCILKLKNTSGSKRKLSATYYARTVLGVNEQSTARHIYTELHSNGAILIRNNYNTDFPGRIAFLDANSEEKYYTGDRREFLGNMGSLRHPEALRQERLSNTVGAGFDPCACLQAVIELKPKEQKELVFMFGQNESIDAVNTCTEKYRNVKEAHKALAEVKAYWDAILRKVEVSTPDRNMNMILNGWLLYQTLNCRMWARTAFYQSGGAYGFRDQLQDSMAVINTLPELTRNQILFHASHQFLEGDVQHWWHPGSNKGIRTRFSDDLLWLPYVTIEYIKRTGDFNILDEMAEFIEDELLQEGEDERYNIPYVSDISTSIYDHCIRAIEKALKFGHHGIPLMGSGDWNDGMSTVGNKGKGESVWMGWFLYDILMNFSELCRTKKDGNKADRYKNIAKEIAKAQEENAWDGNWYRRAYFDNGLPLGSAENTECKIDSIAQSWAVISGAANPERTKEAMGAVEQYLIRKDDGLIMLLTPPFDEGDLHPGYIKGYLPGVRENGGQYTHAAVWVIMAYAIMGNGDKAWELFNMLNPINHANTMLEASRYKVEPYVMAADVYAVPPHTGRGGWTWYTGASGWMYNVGVQQILGFKKKGDKIAFEPCIPRDWYEYNIKYKHSKDTVYQITVKNPNRVSKGDVLIVLDGRKLEGNEILLTEDGVEHTVEVSLK, encoded by the coding sequence TTGGGTGTTGAAGTTTATTACATATATATAGCAGCATTTGTTCTTGCTGCTGCTTTAGTATATCTGCTCAGCAAGATCTTATATATTATAGACAGGGATGAGCCGGAAGTATATGATGCTATTCTGAATGCTGAAGAATTGGAAAGTCACGCTCTGGAAATAGCACGGAAGCATGTTGTCGGGAAAAACTCCAAGATGTATTACAGTCTGGAAGCAAGAATGAATAAGAATTTCAAGCTGATAACTTCTGTATACAAGGATTTGAATGAATATTCCAATGTCAGGAGCAGTGTTACTCCTGCTGCTGAATGGCTGCTGGACAATTTTTATATTGTTGAAGAGCAGGTAAAGGAAATAAGACAAAACCTTTCAAGGAAATATTATTATCAGCTGCCAAGGCTGAAGTCAGGAACCTTGAAAGGTTACCCCAGGGTTTATGCAATTGCTTTGGAACTGGTTTCACATACAGATGGAAGATTTGATGATAAGCAGCTGCTGGGTTTTGTAAAAGCTTATCAAACCCAATCACTTCTTTCCAGTGGTGAGCTGTGGGCTATACCAATGATGGTAAGAATGGCGCTGATCGAGCACGTAAGGCATGTATGTGAAAGTATTGAGGCATCACAGCAGCACTGGCATAAGGCGGAGAAGCTTGCAGAGCAGCTCCTCGCATACAAGGATAGGAAACCGGAAGAACTTCTTGGTGTTGCGAAGGAAAGTATGAAGCATCTTGAGGCCATTAACCCTTCCTTTGGAGAACATTTGCTAAACAGGCTCAAGAAGCAAGGCTTAGAAATTGCTCCTATAATACAGTACATAGATGAACGGCTATGTGAACAGCATACCACCTCAGAAAGCATTACTCATCTGGAGCACAGGGAACAAGCATCAAGACAGGTTTCAATGGGGAATTCCATTACCAGCCTGAGATTTATTTCTACCTTGGATTGGAAAGTTATTTTTGAGGAGTTGAGCCAGGTTGAGCAAATTATGCGGCAGGATCCTGTCAGCATTTACTCGAAAATGGACTTTCCTTCCAGGGACAGCTACCGCCATGAGGTGGAAAAGCTTTCTAAAAAGCTGAAGGTATCAGAGATACAGGTAGCAAAGAAATTGATAGAATGCGCTGTCGAGGGTGAGAAGCATATTGGCTATTACCTTTTTAGGAGCGAGAAAGAGCAGCTGCTATCGAAAATCGGGCATGGAGGAAGGTCTGATTTATCTCCTGCTGCCCTATACTTTTTTTCTATACTCGTAACTACAGTTTTGACAGTGCTTTCTTTCCTCCATTATGCATATACAGCAGGGGCAGTGGGATATGGAATATTGGTTTTAATAGCCTTGGCAATACTCATTCCAGCAAGTGACATTGCGGTTTCTACTGTTAATTGGGTACTGGTTCATATCAAGCCTCCGACATTCTTACCAAAGCTGGAGCTGCAGGAGGGTATTCCAGTAGAGGCGGCAGCGGTTGTTATAGTTCCAACCCTTATAACTAAGGAAAGCACTGCGGTGAAACTACTTCTTAACCTTGAGGAATATTATCTTGCCAACAGAGAGGAGAATCTGTATTTTGCCTTATTAGGTGATTATAAGGACCATTCAGAGGAGAGAGCTCCCGGAGATGAAAAAATAATAACTGCTGCTAGTGAAAAAGTAAAGGAATTGAATAAAAAATACGGAAACGGGAAGGATAAATTCTTCTTTTTTCATAGAAAAAGGGTGTTAAGCAAAGCCCAGAACAGATGGATGGGTTGGGAACGCAAGAGGGGTGCACTCTATGAATTTAACGAATTACTATTAGGAAATAAGTCTCTATCCTTTGAACATATTGAGGGAGATATCAACGCACTAAAAGATGTAAAGTATGTAATTACAATTGATGCTGATACAAAGTTAAGTATTGAGACAGCAAAAAAACTCTTAGGCACAATTACACACCCTCTTAACAGAGCTGTAGTGGATGAAAGCAGAGGAGTAGTTACTGAAGGCTATGGGTTGCTGCAGCCTCGTATCAGTGTTGACGTAGTAAGTGCCAATGCTTCCAGGTTCGCAAGTATATTTGCAGGGCAGGGTGGTATAGACATTTATACCAATGCTGTGTCTGATGTATATCAGGATTACTTCAGTGAGGGCATTTATACAGGCAAAGGTATATATGATCTTGCAGTATTTCAAGGAATTCTAAGAAATGCTATTCCGGAAAATGCAGTGCTTAGCCATGACCTTATAGAAGGTGCCCATGTAAGAACAGGTCTCGTAACGGATATTGAGCTAATAGACGGATATCCTTCCAGGTACAATGCTCACTCCATGCGTCATCACAGGTGGGTCAGGGGAGACTGGCAGCTCCTTCAATGGCTCTTTGGCAAAGTTAGTAATGCTAGAGGAGAGATAGTAAAAAACCCTCTATCAGCAATAAATAGATGGAAGATACTGGACAACATGAGGAGGAGCCTTGTTGCGCCCAGCGAGATGCTGCTTTTCCTGCTCTCCTTAAGTGTGATGCCTGGAAATGCACTAATATGGTTCTTTTTTACTTTAATAGCTGCGATATTCCCCATATTCGTGAACTTTGCAGAAGTTGTGCTCATAAAGTACAATCGGAAGATTAGCGATAAGGCTGGCTATGGAGCTATTGACAGATTGCGGACGCCATTTATGCAGTCCATGCTAATATTGATATTTCTTCCTCATCAAGCCCAGCTAATGCTGGATGCTATAGTAAAGACACTGGTGAGAGTGCTTATAACAAAGAAAAAAATGCTCGAATGGGTTACAGCTGCTGATATGGAGCTTGCACTTAAGAATGATGTGATAAGCTATTGGCGGCGTATGTGGATTTGTCCCGCTGCAGCTGCTGCATCGGTTATATTATGTGTATTTAAGGCTCCAGAGGCTTTTATTTTAGTATTTGTCATAGCACCTTTATGGGCTGCAGCTCCCTCAATAGCATATTGGGTGAGCAAATCAAGCGATATAGAAAAGACTGGCATAAGCAAAAAGGATGTATTGGAACTAAGAATTCTTGCCCGCCAGACCTGGAGCTTTTTCGAGGATTTTGTAAGTGCAATGGATAACTATCTTCCCCCAGACAACTATCAAGAGAATCCTCCGAATGGTATAGCCCATAGAACATCACCTACCAACATAGGGCTTCTATTGGTTTCGATTATGGCTGCAAGGGATTTGGGCTATATAAGTACAACAGAAATGTTTGAAAGGTTAAATAATACAATTACTACAATAGAAAAGCTTAAAAAATGGAGAGGGCACCTGTATAACTGGTATGACACCATTACATTGGAGGTATTAAGACCCAGCTATATCTCTACAGTAGACAGCGGTAATTTTATAGCCTACCTGATGACCTTGAGGCAAGGACTGCTTGAGTACAAGAATAGACCCTCAGTTGATAGAAGCATGGTATTTGGGCTGCAGGATACATCTCTGCTGGTCAGGTATGAGGATGAACAGCTGAATCTGGCCCCTGAGCTTTTTAGTGCAGCTTTAAAGGATAATGAGCTGGAGCAGGCCGGTTTTCGAGAGTTGCTTGCAGAAATAATTAAGAAAAACGATTTAAAAAGGCTTAAGTGGGGAATTAAGCTTCATAAGTGTGCAAGCAGTTTTCTTAATGAATTAAACAAGGAAAATAGATTTGAGAGTACAGAAGAAATAAGCGGTCAGCTGGATAGCTTAATTGCAAGAGTTGACGTGCTGATTGAAGATATATCCTTTGTTCCGTTATATGACAGTAAGCGGAAGCTTTTTTCAATTGGCTACAATGAGGAGGAGGAACAGCTTACCAAATCATATTATGATTTGCTGGCGTCAGAGGCAAGGCAGGCAAGCCTTATCGCAATCGCAAGAGGCGAAGTCAAGAAAGAGCATTGGTTTATGCTAAATAGGACACTTACTGCAGTCAACGGCTACAAGGGGCTGATTTCCTGGACGGGTACCATGTTCGAATATCTCATGCCGCTATTAATAATGAAGAATTACCCCAATACACTGCTGCACGAGACCTACGACTTTGTTGTGAGATGCCAGAGAGATTATGGACGCAAGAGGAAAGTACCCTGGGGTGTATCAGAGTCAGGATATAATGCTTTTGACTTACGGCTGAACTATCAGTATAAGGCCTTCGGCATACCGAGTCTAGGGCTAAAGAGGGGACTGATAAATGATACTGTTATAGCACCCTATGCTACAGTTTTAGCATTGTTGGTAAATCCGGAAGAAGCGGTTAAAAATATATTGCAGCTCAAAGAGGAAGGTTTGGATAGTCCTTATGGGTTCTATGAGGCTATAGATTATACTCCTGAAAGATTGGGTAAGGGTAAGAAAAGCAGCATTGTGAGAAGCTTTATGGCTCATCATCAGGGTATGAGTTTTTTGGCGCTGAACAACATAATCAACAACTATGTAATGCAGGATAGGTTCCACGGAGTGCCTGTGATAAAAGCGGTAGATATACTTATGCAGGAAAAGATACCTTCAAAGGTGATATTCGCAAAGGATTACAAGGAGAAAATAGAACCTTTCGATGAAGCCATAAAGGATGATATTGAGTATACAAAGGTACTGGGCTTAAACAATAATATACTGCCGGAAGTGCACATGCTCTCTAATGGCGATTATTCTGTAATGGTAACGGACAGTGGTTCAGGCTTCAGTAAATACAAGGATATGGCAGTTACGAGGTGGAGAGAAGACAGCATACTGAATAATTCAGGAATGTTCTTCTATATACAGGATATTGATAATAATTCAGTATGGTCTAGCTCATTGAATCCCTGCAATACACTTCCAAATAGGTATAAGGTGGTGTTTTCCCAGGATAAGATATCATTCGCCAGAACTGATGGAGATATTGATACAAACACTGAGATAATTGTTTCAACTGAGGATAATATAGAAGTCAGGAGGTTGACGCTTACCAACCACAGCCAGCAGGCCAAAATATTGGAGATAACAAGCTATCTTGAAACTGTGATTACACCACAGGCTGCTGATGAAGCTCATCCGGCATTTAGCAACCTTTTTATCAGGACTGAGTATATGCACAGATACAATACACTGCTGGCAGTAAGAAGGCCAAGGGAGAAGGAAAAGGCTTCCATATGGGCATTCCATGAGCTTACAGTGAATGAGGAAGCGTTGGGAGGAATACAATATGAGACTGACAGAGCCAGGTTCATCGGCAGGGGAAATAGCTTGGAAAAGCCTGCAGCCGTTGAAGGGAATCATCCCCTTTCCAATACTGTAGGGCCAGTTCTGGATCCAATAATGAGCCTGAGATGCAGAGTAAGGCTTCAGCCGGGGCAGACAGTGAAGCTTAATTATATTACCGGTGTCTCTGACAGTAAGGACAGGATTACTCTGTTAGCTGAAAAATACCATGACTGGTCTTCCATAGATAGAGCCTTCGAGCTTGCATGGACCAGGAGCCAGGTTGAAATGAGATACTTGAATCTCAAGAAAGAAGAAATTGAGCTATATAGGCAGATGATGTCACAGATACTTTACCTGAGTCCACATAGAAGAAGACTTGAAAATGCAATAAAAGAGAACAGGAAGGGTCAGCCAGGGCTTTGGGCCTATGGTATTTCAGGAGATTTTCCTATAGTGCTGATATCTATAGGCAAGGTAGAGGAAATTGATATTGTAAAAGAACTGATAAAGGCACACGAGTATTGGAGGCTGAAAGGGCTGCTTGTAGATATTGTCGTTATCAATGAGGAAGAAAGCAGCTATTCGCGACCTCTCTATAATCTCCTGCAGGATATATTATCCGTCAGCCATGCCAGAGATATAAGGGAAAGGCCTGGAGGAATATTCATAAAGCAGGGAGGTTCAATACCTGAAGAGGATAAGCAGCTTCTTGCTGCAAGTGCAAGGATAGTTCTAAAGGGAAGGAATGGAGCACTTTCAGTACAGACAAGGGTTAGAAACGGCAAGAACGCTTTTGAATACAAGCTTTGGAAGGGAAAGGTTAAGAAATATAACAAGCAGGATACAAGACAATTTGAGCTGCAATCTTTTAACGGTTACGGAGGTTTTGACAAAGAGGGCAAGGAATATGTAATTAGACTTGCTGAAGGAATGAATACACCAGTGCCATGGAGTAATGTAATAGCTAATAAGAGATTCGGTTTCTTAATAACAGAATCAGGTTCTTCCACTACTTGGGCTGAGAACAGCAGAGAGAACAGGCTGAGTACTTGGTCAAATGATCCGGTAACCGACCCATCCGGAGAGATGATTTATATGAGGGATGAGAATACCGGTGAGATTTGGTCAGTTACCCCTCGACCTATAAGAACTGAAAGTCCATATATAATCAGACATGGCTTTGGTTATTCAGTGTTCGAACACAACTGGAACGGTATAGAACATGAGCTTGTTGAGTTTATTCCGGTAAATGAAAGTGTAAAGCTGTGTATACTCAAACTTAAGAATACTTCAGGCTCAAAGAGGAAGCTTTCTGCAACCTATTATGCCAGAACTGTCTTGGGGGTTAATGAGCAAAGTACTGCGCGGCATATATATACAGAATTACACAGTAATGGTGCAATTCTGATAAGAAATAATTACAATACTGACTTCCCAGGCAGAATAGCATTCCTTGATGCCAATTCGGAAGAAAAATACTATACCGGAGACCGCAGGGAGTTTCTGGGAAATATGGGCAGCTTGAGGCATCCTGAAGCCCTGAGGCAAGAAAGACTTTCCAATACAGTGGGTGCTGGTTTTGATCCTTGTGCTTGCTTACAGGCTGTAATTGAGCTTAAGCCCAAGGAGCAGAAGGAATTGGTATTCATGTTCGGACAGAATGAAAGTATCGATGCTGTAAACACCTGTACTGAAAAATATAGAAATGTAAAAGAAGCACATAAGGCACTTGCCGAAGTAAAAGCTTACTGGGACGCCATTTTAAGGAAGGTAGAGGTTTCTACCCCTGATCGGAATATGAATATGATTTTGAACGGCTGGCTGCTTTATCAGACACTGAACTGCAGAATGTGGGCAAGAACTGCATTCTATCAGTCCGGGGGTGCTTATGGCTTCAGAGATCAGCTTCAAGATTCGATGGCTGTGATAAATACGCTTCCAGAGCTTACGAGAAACCAGATTCTGTTCCATGCTTCACACCAGTTTTTAGAGGGAGATGTGCAGCATTGGTGGCATCCAGGCTCAAATAAAGGTATAAGGACAAGATTCTCAGATGACCTGTTATGGCTGCCATATGTGACGATAGAATACATTAAAAGGACAGGCGACTTCAATATACTGGATGAAATGGCAGAGTTTATCGAGGATGAACTATTGCAGGAGGGAGAGGATGAAAGATACAATATTCCTTATGTATCGGATATCAGCACTTCTATATATGACCACTGCATAAGGGCTATTGAGAAGGCTTTGAAGTTCGGACATCATGGTATACCGCTAATGGGTTCCGGAGACTGGAATGACGGCATGAGCACAGTGGGCAACAAGGGCAAGGGAGAAAGTGTCTGGATGGGATGGTTCCTATATGATATACTCATGAACTTTTCAGAGCTTTGCAGAACAAAAAAGGATGGAAACAAAGCAGACAGATATAAAAACATAGCAAAAGAAATAGCAAAAGCACAGGAAGAAAATGCCTGGGATGGAAATTGGTATCGAAGGGCATACTTTGATAATGGTTTACCCCTGGGCTCGGCAGAGAACACGGAATGCAAGATAGATTCCATTGCACAGTCTTGGGCAGTAATTTCAGGTGCGGCAAATCCTGAAAGAACAAAGGAAGCTATGGGGGCAGTGGAACAGTACCTTATCCGGAAGGATGACGGCTTGATTATGCTGCTTACGCCACCCTTTGATGAAGGTGATCTGCATCCGGGATATATAAAGGGTTATTTGCCAGGGGTGCGAGAAAATGGAGGACAATATACTCATGCAGCAGTATGGGTGATTATGGCCTATGCAATTATGGGCAATGGTGACAAGGCTTGGGAGCTGTTTAATATGCTGAACCCGATAAACCATGCAAATACAATGCTGGAAGCCTCAAGGTACAAGGTAGAGCCTTATGTAATGGCAGCAGATGTTTACGCAGTACCCCCTCACACAGGACGTGGAGGATGGACCTGGTATACAGGTGCATCTGGCTGGATGTACAACGTAGGCGTGCAGCAAATATTGGGATTTAAGAAAAAAGGAGACAAAATTGCGTTTGAGCCTTGCATACCAAGAGATTGGTATGAGTACAATATTAAATATAAGCATAGCAAAGACACAGTATACCAAATCACTGTAAAGAATCCTAACAGGGTAAGTAAGGGAGATGTCTTAATTGTTCTGGACGGAAGAAAGCTGGAAGGAAATGAAATTCTCCTGACTGAGGATGGGGTAGAGCATACTGTGGAAGTAAGCTTGAAATAA
- a CDS encoding IreB family regulatory phosphoprotein: MSVKFEDTMKFQVDMDKKYEASEILLSVYSALKEKGYNPINQIVGYILSGDPTYITSHNNARSLIKKLERDELLEELVRAYVDGK, translated from the coding sequence ATGAGTGTAAAATTTGAAGACACTATGAAATTCCAAGTTGATATGGATAAGAAGTATGAAGCATCAGAGATACTTTTATCAGTATACAGCGCATTAAAGGAAAAGGGCTACAACCCTATAAACCAGATAGTGGGATACATACTTTCCGGTGACCCGACATACATAACAAGCCATAACAATGCAAGAAGCCTTATTAAAAAGCTTGAAAGAGATGAGCTGCTGGAGGAACTTGTAAGAGCATATGTTGATGGGAAATAG